The proteins below come from a single Rosa rugosa chromosome 2, drRosRugo1.1, whole genome shotgun sequence genomic window:
- the LOC133728043 gene encoding probable aspartyl protease At4g16563, with translation MATPFTNNSILILLLIAFLSFNQTLASQRSCTTSLVLGLRHARSSIRSPTSSANSKKIPSQVLDLMEPLREVRDGYLISLNLGTPPQVIQVYMDTGSDLTWVPCGNLSFSCMDCDDYRNTKLNPTFSPSASSSSLRDLCGSPFCKDIHSSDNALDPCTMAGCSLTTLIRGTCPRPCPSFAYTYGAGGVVVGTLSRDTLRVHGFSSSNPSNVTSEIPSFCFGCIGSTFREPIGIVGFGRGPLSLPSQLGFLQKGFSHCFLAFKYVNNPNISSPLVIGDVAISSKENMQFTPMLKSPVYPNYYYIGLESITIGNNSITQVPLSLREFDSQGNGGMLIDSGTTYTHLPEPFYSDVLSVLQSVITYPRAKEMEMKTSFDLCYKVPYTTNASSDNLFPSITFHFLNNVSLGLPQGNHFYAMGPPINSTVVKCLLFQTMDDGDYGPAGVFGSFQQQNVEVVYDLEKERIGFQTMDCASAAASQGLHKR, from the coding sequence ATGGCAACACCCTTCACCAATAACTCCATCCTTATCCTTCTACTCATTGCATTCCTGAGTTTCAACCAAACCCTAGCCAGCCAGAGGTCCTGTACTACATCCCTAGTACTTGGTCTGAGGCATGCTCGGAGTTCCATTCGGAGTCCAACATCCTCCGCTAACTCAAAAAAGATACCATCACAAGTCTTAGACTTGATGGAGCCACTGAGGGAAGTCAGAGATGGGTATCTGATATCTCTCAATTTGGGGACACCCCCACAAGTCATTCAAGTTTATATGGATACTGGTAGTGACCTTACTTGGGTTCCTTGTGGAAATCTCTCTTTTAGTTGCATGGATTGTGATGACTATAGAAACACTAAACTAAACCCTACTTTCTCTCCttcagcttcttcttcatcacttAGAGACCTATGTGGTAGCCCCTTTTGCAAAGATATCCATAGCTCCGATAACGCTCTCGATCCATGCACCATGGCCGGTTGCTCACTCACTACCCTTATTAGGGGAACATGTCCTAGACCATGCCCTTCATTTGCTTATACCTATGGTGCGGGTGGGGTTGTCGTAGGGACCCTTAGTAGAGATACACTAAGGGTTCATGGATTTAGTAGCAGTAACCCTAGCAATGTCACTAGTGAAATTCCCAGTTTCTGTTTTGGGTGCATTGGGTCTACTTTTAGAGAGCCAATTGGTATTGTAGGGTTTGGTAGGGGACCGCTTTCCCTCCCATCGCAACTAGGGTTCCTACAAAAGGGCTTCTCTCACTGTTTCTTGGCCTTCAAGTATGTAAACAATCCCAACATTTCAAGCCCTCTAGTTATAGGAGATGTTGCTATTTCTTCTAAAGAAAATATGCAATTCACTCCAATGTTGAAGAGTCCCGTTTACCCTAATTACTACTATATTGGTCTGGAATCTATCACGATAGGTAATAATAGTATTACACAAGTGCCCTTAAGCTTGAGAGAGTTTGATTCACAAGGTAATGGGGGCATGTTGATTGACTCAGGAACCACTTATACTCATCTTCCTGAGCCATTTTACTCGGACGTTCTTTCAGTGCTCCAATCAGTGATAACATATCCTAGAGCCAAGGAAATGGAGATGAAGACTTCTTTTGATCTTTGTTATAAAGTTCCATACACAACCAATGCTTCCTCAGATAATCTCTTTCCTTCAATCACTTTCCATTTCTTGAACAATGTAAGCCTTGGATTGCCTCAAGGCAATCACTTCTATGCTATGGGACCTCCAATCAACTCCACCGTGGTGAAATGCTTGTTGTTCCAAACCATGGATGATGGCGATTATGGGCCGGCCGGAGTGTTTGGGAGCTTCCAGCAACAAAATGTGGAGGTCGTGTATGACTTGGAGAAGGAGAGAATTGGGTTTCAAACAATGGACTGTGCTTCAGCTGCAGCCTCTCAAGGCCTTCACAAAAGATAG
- the LOC133728944 gene encoding ras-related protein RABF2a, with protein sequence MATTGNKNINAKLVLLGDVGAGKSSLVLRFVKGQFIEFQESTIGAAFFSQTLAVNDATVKFEIWDTAGQERYHSLAPMYYRGAAAAIIVYDLTNQASFERAKKWVLELKSQGNPNMVMALAGNKADLVESRKVAAEEAQAYAQENGLFFLETSAKTSDNVNDIFYEIAKRLPRVQPVQNPAGMVLMDRPSERVASSSCCS encoded by the exons ATGGCCACCACCGGGAACAAGAACATCAATGCCAAATTG GTGCTTCTTGGGGATGTTGGAGCTGGAAAGTCTAGTCTAGTGTTGCGCTTTGTTAAAGGACAGTTCATTGAATTTCAG GAATCCACAATTGGTGCTGCCTTCTTCTCGCAAACATTGGCTGTAAATGACGCAACTgtaaaatttgagatttgggatACAGCAGGTCAAGAGAGGTACCATAGTTTGGCGCCAATGTATTATAGAGGAGCTGCTGCTGCAATAATTGTGTATGATTTAACTAACCAA GCCTCATTTGAGCGAGCAAAAAAATGGGTGCTGGAACTGAAATCACAAG GCAATCCAAATATGGTCATGGCACTAGCTGGGAATAAAGCAGATCTGGTAGAGTCAAGGAAAGTGGCAGCAGAG GAGGCACAAGCATATGCCCAGGAGAATGGCCTTTTCTTCCTCGAAACCTCTGCCAAAACTTCAGACAATGTCAATGACATTTTCTATGAGATAG CAAAGAGATTGCCTCGAGTGCAGCCTGTGCAGAACCCTGCAGGAATGGTTCTGATGGATAGACCTTCTGAAAGGGTAGCAAGCTCGTCTTGTTGCTCATAG
- the LOC133728943 gene encoding uncharacterized protein LOC133728943 isoform X3 has protein sequence MAEIQGGNSGSFVMRDYRKGNWTVGETMVLIEAKKMDEERRIMKRSGSGSGSGDHGADQTPRSISKPAELRWKWVEDYCWKKGCLRSQNQCNDKWDNLMRDYKKVREYEKRSVGVGENKELASYWKLEKSERKERNLPTNMVPQIYEALVEVVEKREMGRIVVGGGGASVSGSISPNPNIGYAVERPIISGIHQSTVLSPPPVLQQHLIQPQPISAMHLLPAPLAAQPPPPLPYSQPIPPVDSTAKRRRRGGGASGGGGDQQQGISTSGTMSASTSSELGTAISRGASIIAEALQGCEESEERRHREILSLHERRIQIEESKTEINRQGINGLVDAINKLANSIHALASNSNQSSAPK, from the exons ATGGCCGAAATTCAAGGAGGGAACAGTGGCAGTTTTGTAATGAGGGACTACAGGAAAGGGAACTGGACAGTGGGGGAGACAATGGTTCTGATTGAGGCAAAGAAGATGGATGAGGAGAGAAGAATAATGAAGAGAAGTGGTAGTGGTAGTGGTAGTGGGGATCATGGGGCTGATCAGACCCCCAGATCAATAAGCAAACCAGCTGAGCTGAGATGGAAATGGGTGGAAGACTATTGCTGGAAGAAAGGGTGCTTGAGAAGCCAAAACCAGTGCAATGACAAGTGGGACAATCTCATGAGGGACTACAAGAAAGTGAGGGAGTAtgagaagagaagtgtagggGTGGGAGAGAATAAGGAGTTGGCATCTTACTGGAAGCTTGAGAAGAGTGAGAGGAAGGAGAGGAACTTGCCCACAAATATGGTGCCTCAGATTTATGAGGCTTTGGTTGAGGtggtggagaagagagagatgggtAGAATTGTGGtcggtggtggtggtgcttCTGTTTCTGGGTCCATTAGTCCCAACCCCAACATTGGATATGCGGTGGAGAGACCCATAATTAGTGGCATCCATCAGTCTACAGTGCTTTCTCCTCCTCCTGTGCTGCAACAGCACCTGATCCAACCACAACCAATTTCAGCAATGCATCTTTTACCAGCACCATTGGCAGCTCAACCACCACCTCCTCTTCCATATTCTCAACCTATTCCCCCAGTAG ACTCAACAgccaagaggaggaggagaggaggaggagcaagtggtggaggtggagatcagcAGCAGGGGATCAGTACCAGTGGGACTATGAGTGCAAGCACCTCAAGTGAATTGGGCACTGCTATTTCCAGAGGAGCTTCCATAATTGCAGAAGCTCTTCAGGGCTGTGAGGAGAGTGAAGAGAGGAGGCACAGAGAGATTTTGAGTTTGCATGAGAGGAGGATTCAGATTGAAGAGTCTAAAACTGAGATCAACAGGCAAGGAATCAATGGCCTTGTTGATGCCATTAACAAACTTGCTAATTCCATCCATGCCTTGGCTTCCAACAGCAACCAATCTTCAGCTCCAAAGTGA
- the LOC133728943 gene encoding uncharacterized protein LOC133728943 isoform X2, with amino-acid sequence MAEIQGGNSGSFVMRDYRKGNWTVGETMVLIEAKKMDEERRIMKRSGSGSGSGDHGADQTPRSISKPAELRWKWVEDYCWKKGCLRSQNQCNDKWDNLMRDYKKVREYEKRSVGVGENKELASYWKLEKSERKERNLPTNMVPQIYEALVEVVEKREMGRIVVGGGGASVSGSISPNPNIGYAVERPIISGIHQSTVLSPPPVLQQHLIQPQPISAMHLLPAPLAAQPPPPLPYSQPIPPVGSDSDTSEHSDSTAKRRRRGGGASGGGGDQQQGISTSGTMSASTSSELGTAISRGASIIAEALQGCEESEERRHREILSLHERRIQIEESKTEINRQGINGLVDAINKLANSIHALASNSNQSSAPK; translated from the exons ATGGCCGAAATTCAAGGAGGGAACAGTGGCAGTTTTGTAATGAGGGACTACAGGAAAGGGAACTGGACAGTGGGGGAGACAATGGTTCTGATTGAGGCAAAGAAGATGGATGAGGAGAGAAGAATAATGAAGAGAAGTGGTAGTGGTAGTGGTAGTGGGGATCATGGGGCTGATCAGACCCCCAGATCAATAAGCAAACCAGCTGAGCTGAGATGGAAATGGGTGGAAGACTATTGCTGGAAGAAAGGGTGCTTGAGAAGCCAAAACCAGTGCAATGACAAGTGGGACAATCTCATGAGGGACTACAAGAAAGTGAGGGAGTAtgagaagagaagtgtagggGTGGGAGAGAATAAGGAGTTGGCATCTTACTGGAAGCTTGAGAAGAGTGAGAGGAAGGAGAGGAACTTGCCCACAAATATGGTGCCTCAGATTTATGAGGCTTTGGTTGAGGtggtggagaagagagagatgggtAGAATTGTGGtcggtggtggtggtgcttCTGTTTCTGGGTCCATTAGTCCCAACCCCAACATTGGATATGCGGTGGAGAGACCCATAATTAGTGGCATCCATCAGTCTACAGTGCTTTCTCCTCCTCCTGTGCTGCAACAGCACCTGATCCAACCACAACCAATTTCAGCAATGCATCTTTTACCAGCACCATTGGCAGCTCAACCACCACCTCCTCTTCCATATTCTCAACCTATTCCCCCAGTAG GCTCAGATTCTGATACAAGTGAGCATTCAGACTCAACAgccaagaggaggaggagaggaggaggagcaagtggtggaggtggagatcagcAGCAGGGGATCAGTACCAGTGGGACTATGAGTGCAAGCACCTCAAGTGAATTGGGCACTGCTATTTCCAGAGGAGCTTCCATAATTGCAGAAGCTCTTCAGGGCTGTGAGGAGAGTGAAGAGAGGAGGCACAGAGAGATTTTGAGTTTGCATGAGAGGAGGATTCAGATTGAAGAGTCTAAAACTGAGATCAACAGGCAAGGAATCAATGGCCTTGTTGATGCCATTAACAAACTTGCTAATTCCATCCATGCCTTGGCTTCCAACAGCAACCAATCTTCAGCTCCAAAGTGA
- the LOC133728943 gene encoding uncharacterized protein LOC133728943 isoform X1 translates to MAEIQGGNSGSFVMRDYRKGNWTVGETMVLIEAKKMDEERRIMKRSGSGSGSGDHGADQTPRSISKPAELRWKWVEDYCWKKGCLRSQNQCNDKWDNLMRDYKKVREYEKRSVGVGENKELASYWKLEKSERKERNLPTNMVPQIYEALVEVVEKREMGRIVVGGGGASVSGSISPNPNIGYAVERPIISGIHQSTVLSPPPVLQQHLIQPQPISAMHLLPAPLAAQPPPPLPYSQPIPPTCEGSDSDTSEHSDSTAKRRRRGGGASGGGGDQQQGISTSGTMSASTSSELGTAISRGASIIAEALQGCEESEERRHREILSLHERRIQIEESKTEINRQGINGLVDAINKLANSIHALASNSNQSSAPK, encoded by the exons ATGGCCGAAATTCAAGGAGGGAACAGTGGCAGTTTTGTAATGAGGGACTACAGGAAAGGGAACTGGACAGTGGGGGAGACAATGGTTCTGATTGAGGCAAAGAAGATGGATGAGGAGAGAAGAATAATGAAGAGAAGTGGTAGTGGTAGTGGTAGTGGGGATCATGGGGCTGATCAGACCCCCAGATCAATAAGCAAACCAGCTGAGCTGAGATGGAAATGGGTGGAAGACTATTGCTGGAAGAAAGGGTGCTTGAGAAGCCAAAACCAGTGCAATGACAAGTGGGACAATCTCATGAGGGACTACAAGAAAGTGAGGGAGTAtgagaagagaagtgtagggGTGGGAGAGAATAAGGAGTTGGCATCTTACTGGAAGCTTGAGAAGAGTGAGAGGAAGGAGAGGAACTTGCCCACAAATATGGTGCCTCAGATTTATGAGGCTTTGGTTGAGGtggtggagaagagagagatgggtAGAATTGTGGtcggtggtggtggtgcttCTGTTTCTGGGTCCATTAGTCCCAACCCCAACATTGGATATGCGGTGGAGAGACCCATAATTAGTGGCATCCATCAGTCTACAGTGCTTTCTCCTCCTCCTGTGCTGCAACAGCACCTGATCCAACCACAACCAATTTCAGCAATGCATCTTTTACCAGCACCATTGGCAGCTCAACCACCACCTCCTCTTCCATATTCTCAACCTATTCCCCCA ACATGTGAAGGCTCAGATTCTGATACAAGTGAGCATTCAGACTCAACAgccaagaggaggaggagaggaggaggagcaagtggtggaggtggagatcagcAGCAGGGGATCAGTACCAGTGGGACTATGAGTGCAAGCACCTCAAGTGAATTGGGCACTGCTATTTCCAGAGGAGCTTCCATAATTGCAGAAGCTCTTCAGGGCTGTGAGGAGAGTGAAGAGAGGAGGCACAGAGAGATTTTGAGTTTGCATGAGAGGAGGATTCAGATTGAAGAGTCTAAAACTGAGATCAACAGGCAAGGAATCAATGGCCTTGTTGATGCCATTAACAAACTTGCTAATTCCATCCATGCCTTGGCTTCCAACAGCAACCAATCTTCAGCTCCAAAGTGA